From Diospyros lotus cultivar Yz01 chromosome 4, ASM1463336v1, whole genome shotgun sequence, a single genomic window includes:
- the LOC127800351 gene encoding probable leucine-rich repeat receptor-like protein kinase At2g33170 translates to MSGSRRVVAIRLTGILVIMALLVYASEGLNSDGTYLLDFKKGIQDQFNFLGNWNSDDETPCEWKGVNCTVNHYNYNPVVVSLNLSSMNLSGTLSPSIFRVVSLSKLDVSYNRLSGNIPKEIGNCSVLEILYLNNNEFDGSIPPELGKLSLLRDLNVCNNKLSGPIPEEFGNLSSLFQFVAYTNNITGPLPHSIGNLKNLQIFRAGQNGISGSLPSEIGGCARLQYLGLAQNFLEGSIPKEIGMLGSLSDLILWNNQLSGFIPKDFGNCTNLETLALYQNNLVGAIPAEIGNIKSLKKLYLYRNGLNGTIPKEIGNLSLATEIDFSENYLTGEIPIEFSQIKGLRLLYLFQNQLTGIIPNELSGLRNLTKLDLSINNLTGPIPFGFQFLTEMLQLQLFENSLTGSIPQGLGLHSQLWVVDFSNNDLTGRIPPYLCRHSNLILLNFESNKLYGNIPDGVMTCKSLVQLRLNGNSLTGSFPYELCNLVNLSAVEVGQNRFGGAIPPDIANCRKLQRLDLSDNYFTAELPREIGNLTQLVTFNISSNLLTGRIPPEILNCKMLQRLDLSRNSFTKTIPNELGNLSQLERLMLSDNRFSGNIPAAIGNLSHLTELQMGGNLLSGEIPSELGALTGLQIALNLSHNNLSGRIPPQLGKLILLEDLLLNNNHLSGEIPTTFDNLSSLLSCNLSYNDLSGPLPTVALFQNMTMSSFIGNKGLCGGPFGGCNGNSSFNSIPPLKSLSAPRGKIITIVAGAVGGVSLILIAVILYFMKRPVDMVASYQDNELSSSSVSDIYFPPKEDFTFQDLVEATNNFHDSYVVGRGAVGTVYKAVMRSGQTIAVKKLASNREGNNNIENSFRAEILTLGKIRHRNIVKLYGFCYHQGSNLLLYEYMARGSLGELLHGASCKLEWPIRFMVALGAAEGLAYLHHDCKPKIIHRDIKSNNILLDENFEAHVGDFGLAKVVDMPQSKSMSAVAGSYGYIAPEYAYTMKVTEKCDIYSYGVVLLELLTGRTPVQPIDQGGDLVTWVRNYIREHTLTSGILDDRLNLEDESTINHMINVLKIALMCSSMSPFERPSMREVVLMLMESNEQEGTFISSPIYDHPLKDDSS, encoded by the exons ATGTCTGGCTCTAGAAGAGTTGTAGCCATCAGGTTGACTGGAATTTTAGTTATCATGGCTCTGCTGGTTTATGCTTCAGAAGGGTTGAATTCTGATGGAACCTACCTTTTGGATTTCAAGAAAGGCATCCAagatcaatttaattttctagggAACTGGAACTCCGACGACGAGACGCCATGTGAATGGAAGGGTGTGAATTGTACAGTTAACCATTATAATTACAATCCAGTGGTAGTGTCTCTTAATTTGAGTTCAATGAACCTTTCCGGGACTCTGAGCCCCAGCATTTTCCGTGTGGTTAGTCTTAGTAAACTTGATGTGTCTTACAATAGGTTATCTGGGAACATTCCAAAGGAGATTGGAAATTGCTCAGTATTGGAAATTCTTTACTTGAACAATAATGAGTTTGATGGATCAATTCCTCCTGAGTTGGGCAAATTGTCTTTGTTGCGAGACTTGAATGTGTGCAACAACAAGCTCTCTGGTCCTATTCCGGAGGAGTTTGGAAACCTTTCGTCTCTGTTTCAGTTTGTGGCATACACTAACAACATCACCGGTCCACTACCCCATTCTATTGGGAATCTTAAGAATCTGCAGATATTTCGAGCGGGGCAGAATGGGATTTCGGGAAGCCTACCCTCAGAGATAGGTGGTTGTGCGAGATTGCAATATCTTGGTCTTGCACAAAATTTTTTAGAAGGCAGTATACCAAAAGAGATCGGGATGCTTGGGAGTTTAAGTGATCTGATTCTTTGGAATAATCAGTTGTCTGGTTTCATTCCAAAGGACTTTGGAAATTGTACAAATCTTGAGACCCTTGCTCTGTACCAAAACAATCTTGTGGGTGCAATTCCTGCTGAGATTGGAAATATCAAATCCCTGAAGAAGTTGTACCTCTACAGAAATGGATTAAATGGAACAATACCAAAAGAAATTGGTAATCTTTCATTAGCAACCGAAATTGATTTCTCGGAGAACTACTTGACAGGAGAAATTCCAATTGAGTTCAGTCAGATAAAGGGTCTACGCTTGCTTTACCTTTTCCAGAACCAGCTAACCGGTATTATACCAAATGAGCTTAGTGGCTTGAGGAACTTGACAAAGCTTGACCTGTCTATTAATAACCTCACTGGCCCTATTCCTTTTGGATTTCAGTTCCTGACTGAAATGCTCCAGTTACAGCTTTTTGAAAATTCTCTGACTGGCAGCATTCCTCAAGGACTTGGACTTCATAGCCAGCTTTGGGTGGTTGATTTTTCAAACAACGACCTAACCGGAAGAATACCTCCTTACCTTTGCCGCCACTCTAACTTGATTTTGCTGAATTTTGAATCTAATAAGCTCTATGGAAATATTCCAGATGGTGTCATGACCTGCAAATCCTTGGTGCAACTTCGTCTGAACGGAAACAGTCTGACAGGGAGCTTTCCTTATGAGTTATGCAACTTGGTTAACCTTTCTGCTGTTGAAGTGGGCCAGAATAGGTTTGGCGGTGCGATTCCTCCAGATATTGCAAATTGCAGAAAGTTGCAAAGGCTTGATCTCTCAGACAATTACTTTACTGCTGAGTTGCCAAGGGAGATAGGAAACCTGACCCAATTAGTGACTTTTAATATTTCATCTAATTTGCTCACTGGACGGATACCACCTGAAATTCTTAACTGCAAGATGCTTCAACGTCTCGATCTTAGCCGGAACAGCTTTACCAAAACCATACCGAATGAGCTTGGAAACCTTTCACAGTTGGAGCGCCTCATGCTTTCTGATAACAGGTTTTCTGGAAATATACCCGCTGCAATTGGCAATCTCTCTCATTTGACTGAGTTGCAGATGGGTGGCAACTTGCTTTCTGGTGAAATACCATCGGAACTGGGTGCACTTACTGGCTTGCAGATTGCACTGAACCTGAGTCATAACAATCTTTCTGGAAGAATACCACCTCAGCTTGGGAAGCTTATTTTACTAGAGGATCTCCTGCTAAATAACAATCATTTGAGTGGTGAAATACCAACTACATTTGACAATCTGTCAAGCCTATTAAGTTGTAACTTATCTTACAACGATCTTTCTGGACCTTTGCCTACTGTAGCATTGTTTCAGAACATGACAATGAGTAGCTTCATTGGAAACAAAGGGCTTTGTGGTGGCCCTTTTGGTGGTTGCAATGGGAATTCATCTTTCAATTCAATTCCTCCTTTAAAAAGTTTAAGTGCTCCTCGGGGTAAAATCATCACAATTGTTGCAGGTGCTGTTGGTGGAGTATCACTTATTCTAATTgcagttattttatatttcatgaAGCGTCCAGTTGACATGGTTGCTTCCTACCAAGATAATGAGTTATCATCCTCTTCGGTCTCGGATATCTATTTTCCTCCCAAGGAGGATTTCACATTCCAAGACCTTGTGGAGGCCACAAACAACTTTCATGATAGTTATGTCGTTGGGAGAGGAGCTGTCGGAACAGTATACAAGGCAGTCATGCGTTCTGGGCAAACAATTGCTGTTAAGAAGCTAGCCTCTAACAGAGAGGGGAACAACAATATTGAGAACAGTTTTCGAGCTGAGATTTTAACTCTGGGGAAGATAAGACATCGTAACATTGTAAAGCTGTATGGTTTTTGCTACCACCAGGGTTCAAATTTGCTTCTTTATGAATACATGGCAAGGGGTAGCTTGGGTGAGTTGCTCCATGGAGCTTCTTGTAAATTGGAGTGGCCCATTCGCTTTATGGTTGCTCTTGGGGCTGCCGAGGGGCTTGCTTACTTGCATCACGACTGCAAACCAAAGATCATTCACCGTGATATAAAGTCTAATAATATTCTGCTTGATGAGAACTTTGAAGCCCATGTTGGTGATTTTGGTCTGGCCAAGGTTGTTGACATGCCTCAATCCAAGTCAATGTCTGCAGTTGCGGGATCATATGGCTATATTGCCCCTG AATATGCGTACACGATGAAGGTTACAGAAAAATGTGATATCTATAGCTATGGAGTTGTTCTCTTGGAGTTGCTTACTGGAAGAACACCTGTACAGCCAATAGATCAAGGAGGTGATCTTGTCACGTGGGTGAGAAATTATATTCGTGAACATACATTGACATCCGGAATACTCGATGATCGATTAAATTTGGAAGATGAAAGTACCATAAATCACATGATTAATGTCTTAAAAATTGCCTTAATGTGCTCGAGCATGTCCCCTTTTGAGCGACCGTCCATGCGTGAAGTTGTGCTTATGCTGATGGAGTCTAATGAACAAGAAGGGACCTTTATTTCATCTCCAATTTATGATCATCCTCTTAAAGATGATTCTTCTTGA